A single window of Paenibacillus sp. SYP-B4298 DNA harbors:
- a CDS encoding ABC transporter permease, translating into MNPALNKDRPTESSPLKKPLISDRYRLLLYAAPFLLLILVFSYFPLYGWTYAFFNYKVGFSLSDSEFVGFKWFQSIIGNEFQTAEVMRVLRNTFAISTLGLLTSILPVIFAILLVELRTGWYKKLVQTLTTLPNFISWVLVYAIAFMLFSYDNGLMNKLMISLGLQDNNVNYLASNDYIWLKMTLWNVWKTLGWSAILYIAAIMGIDQELYDAGKVDGAGRFRLMWHITLPGVMPTFFVLLLLSIANFINNGLEQYFVFQNAINKDTIEVLDLYVYNTGLVGYNFSFATAVSMLKSIVSVFLLFVANQCSKWVRGESII; encoded by the coding sequence ATGAATCCTGCGCTGAACAAGGATAGACCCACCGAATCGTCGCCGCTGAAGAAGCCGCTCATCAGCGACAGATATCGTCTGCTGCTGTATGCGGCGCCGTTTCTGCTGCTGATTCTGGTATTCAGTTATTTCCCGCTGTACGGCTGGACGTATGCCTTTTTTAATTACAAGGTCGGCTTCTCGTTAAGTGATTCCGAGTTTGTCGGCTTCAAGTGGTTCCAATCGATCATCGGCAATGAATTTCAGACCGCCGAGGTTATGCGCGTCCTGCGCAATACGTTCGCGATCAGCACGCTCGGGCTGTTGACCTCCATCTTGCCGGTCATCTTCGCCATCTTGCTGGTGGAGCTGCGTACCGGCTGGTACAAGAAGCTCGTACAGACCCTGACAACACTGCCGAATTTTATTAGCTGGGTGCTCGTCTATGCGATTGCGTTCATGCTGTTCTCTTATGATAACGGCTTGATGAACAAGCTCATGATCAGTCTGGGCTTGCAGGACAATAATGTGAACTATCTGGCCTCCAATGACTATATATGGCTGAAGATGACCCTCTGGAATGTTTGGAAAACGCTCGGCTGGAGCGCCATCCTGTACATTGCCGCCATTATGGGCATTGATCAGGAGCTGTACGATGCGGGCAAGGTCGACGGCGCCGGACGCTTCCGTCTGATGTGGCACATTACGCTGCCAGGCGTTATGCCTACCTTTTTCGTACTGCTGCTGCTCTCGATCGCGAACTTTATCAACAACGGCCTGGAGCAATACTTTGTCTTTCAGAACGCGATTAACAAGGACACCATCGAGGTGCTTGATCTGTACGTGTACAATACGGGGCTGGTCGGCTACAATTTCTCGTTTGCAACGGCCGTCAGCATGCTCAAGTCGATCGTCAGCGTGTTCTTGCTCTTTGTCGCCAATCAGTGCTCCAAGTGGGTGCGCGGCGAATCGATCATCTAG
- a CDS encoding AbfB domain-containing protein, with amino-acid sequence MLFTLPRLKKWLPLLAALLLLSSMSSAVGDVPVAKAAPGDITRFEAYNLPGQYIRHYDYVARVEANISVLDDSRFIERPGLADPNEVSYESVNYPGYYLKHYAYKIVLKKYDGSSLFREDATFRKVSGLADASAISLQSYNFPSRYIRHYGNEMRIDPISSTQEKQDATFKPTASGSSSSALTYTIVSRTGGKLLEESSGSALVQRGLQGSSVQLWRLMAVGGGYYKLVNNSSGKLIDVAANGDAVLASDTGSTSQHWRLERVSTGDYFKLVNRSSGKVLDVYQNSTADGNKIIAWNDAGTANQQWYIAPRIQGSMTYTLWKASNPTADQLDAYTRITSAMDAALRYYNQFSTATKHINVYYNTGVPTAEASSNGTLSFGANRSFMNLRTAMHEIAHTLGAGTGGEYSWRMSGGSWNGDFGNTELRAINGDSSAFINGDGFHFWPYGLNFDSEVQTDADYIRHVRIVNAMKSDGM; translated from the coding sequence ATGTTATTTACATTACCTCGATTGAAGAAGTGGCTGCCCCTGCTTGCAGCATTGCTGCTGTTAAGCTCGATGTCGAGTGCAGTCGGAGACGTCCCCGTCGCTAAGGCGGCACCTGGCGACATCACGCGGTTCGAAGCCTATAACCTGCCGGGGCAATACATTCGCCATTATGATTATGTAGCACGGGTGGAGGCCAATATCTCGGTTCTGGACGACAGCCGCTTCATCGAACGCCCAGGACTCGCCGATCCGAATGAGGTCTCGTATGAATCCGTCAACTATCCCGGCTACTATCTCAAGCATTATGCCTATAAGATCGTGCTGAAGAAATATGACGGCAGCTCTCTGTTCCGTGAAGATGCCACCTTCAGGAAGGTGAGCGGGCTGGCGGATGCCAGCGCGATCTCACTGCAATCGTATAACTTCCCTAGCCGCTATATTCGCCACTATGGCAATGAAATGCGGATTGACCCGATCTCCAGCACACAGGAGAAGCAGGACGCTACCTTCAAGCCGACTGCCAGCGGAAGCTCCTCCTCTGCTCTGACCTATACCATTGTCAGCCGCACTGGCGGCAAGCTGCTGGAGGAGTCATCCGGCTCTGCGCTCGTCCAACGTGGACTGCAAGGGAGCAGTGTCCAGCTCTGGCGGCTGATGGCGGTGGGAGGCGGCTACTACAAGCTGGTGAATAACAGCAGCGGCAAGCTGATCGATGTTGCGGCGAACGGCGATGCTGTGCTTGCCAGCGATACGGGCAGCACCTCCCAGCACTGGCGGCTGGAGCGTGTAAGCACCGGGGATTACTTCAAGCTCGTGAATCGGAGCAGCGGCAAGGTACTGGATGTGTACCAGAACAGCACCGCTGATGGCAACAAGATCATTGCCTGGAACGATGCCGGTACCGCCAACCAGCAATGGTATATTGCGCCCCGAATTCAGGGCAGCATGACCTATACGCTCTGGAAGGCCTCCAATCCGACGGCGGACCAGCTCGACGCCTACACACGGATTACGAGTGCGATGGATGCCGCCCTGCGATACTATAACCAGTTCAGCACGGCCACCAAGCACATTAATGTGTATTACAATACGGGCGTGCCTACCGCCGAGGCCAGCAGCAACGGAACACTGAGCTTCGGCGCTAACCGCTCCTTCATGAATCTACGTACTGCCATGCATGAGATCGCTCATACGCTAGGCGCAGGTACGGGCGGCGAATACAGTTGGCGAATGTCCGGCGGCTCCTGGAACGGAGACTTCGGCAACACCGAGCTGCGAGCCATCAACGGGGACAGCAGCGCCTTCATTAACGGAGACGGCTTCCACTTCTGGCCTTACGGGCTGAATTTTGACAGTGAGGTGCAGACAGACGCTGATTACATCCGCCATGTACGTATCGTCAATGCGATGAAGAGCGACGGCATGTAA
- a CDS encoding glycoside hydrolase family 3 C-terminal domain-containing protein, with protein MSQPVYGVPLEGFAAFSRTVAAEGAVLLRNEAAVLPLREHEKVAVFGRVQINYYRSGTGSGGSVNVEYTTNLLDGLRSKQQIAVDDELAAIYEQWIAQNPFDNGGGGWAAEPWHQKEMPLSDELVAAARSRSSKAVVVIGRTAGEDQDNAIKPGSYLLTEDELDMLRKVTAHFEQTVVVLNVSNVIDMSWVDDPAHVHRISSIIYAWQGGMEGGNAIADVLVGEVTPSGKLTDTVAYKIEDYPSTANYGHEFKNLYQEDIYVGYRYFETFCPEKVQFPFGYGLSYTEFKLEPEELQQVQRGDHGEPHLTLGVQVTNTGTEYAGKEVVQLYCEAPQGALGKPARALVAFAKTGLLSPGQSQRVELSFPVASLASYDDAGVTGQASAYVLEAGTYRFYAGNSVRQLAALRVDGQEGYTIDALQVVEQLEEALAPTERFTRMKPGARRADGTYELIYENTPQRTVSLAERIERNLPADLEQTGDRGYRLRDVHEGRVSMEQFVAQLSDEELTTLVRGEGMVSPLVTPGTASAFGGVSAGLQRYGIPVAATADGPSGIRMDSGHKATQVAIGTLLAATWNVELVEELYVLEGRELLSNQIDTLLGPGMNIRRSPLNGRNFEYFSEDPLVTGLMAVACTLGIQRGGSNATLKHFACNNQEKYRTQVDAVVSERALREIYLKGFELAVKQGNATSIMTAYNPVNGHWAASNYDLNTTVLRKEWGFTGIVMTDWWAKMNDSAHGGPADVRFVNWMVRAQNDLYMVISNYGAEINASEDNQMAALAEGTLTRGELQRSAANICRFIMNAPVFARQDGPAAEVIPSFKANAALQSAVQQAHDLSADVQVKPTVDEATLIQVGEAGTYWITVQMMSPDDYLAQSACNVTLNGEALTTVQTNGTDGNRIRRRLGKAELEAGLYEMRLDFIKPGLQIDWIAFDRA; from the coding sequence ATGAGTCAACCTGTATACGGCGTACCATTGGAAGGATTCGCAGCATTTAGCAGAACAGTCGCTGCAGAGGGAGCGGTGCTGCTCCGCAATGAAGCAGCGGTGCTGCCGCTGCGCGAGCATGAGAAGGTGGCCGTATTTGGCAGAGTGCAGATCAACTACTACCGCAGCGGGACAGGCTCGGGCGGCAGTGTTAATGTAGAATATACCACCAACCTGCTGGACGGCCTGCGGAGCAAGCAGCAGATCGCAGTGGATGACGAGCTTGCGGCTATCTATGAGCAATGGATTGCCCAGAACCCGTTCGATAATGGCGGCGGCGGATGGGCAGCGGAGCCGTGGCATCAGAAGGAGATGCCGCTGAGCGATGAACTGGTAGCAGCCGCTCGCAGCCGCTCCAGCAAGGCCGTTGTTGTCATCGGTCGCACCGCAGGCGAGGATCAGGATAATGCGATTAAGCCAGGTAGCTACCTGCTGACGGAGGATGAACTGGACATGCTGCGGAAGGTCACGGCTCACTTCGAACAGACAGTCGTTGTCCTCAATGTATCCAATGTTATCGATATGAGCTGGGTCGACGATCCAGCGCACGTACACCGGATTTCGAGCATCATCTATGCCTGGCAGGGCGGGATGGAGGGCGGCAACGCGATTGCCGACGTATTGGTCGGCGAGGTGACACCAAGCGGCAAGCTGACCGACACGGTCGCCTACAAGATCGAGGATTACCCTTCTACCGCGAACTATGGACATGAGTTCAAAAATTTATATCAAGAAGATATCTATGTGGGCTACCGCTATTTTGAGACGTTCTGTCCGGAGAAGGTACAGTTCCCGTTCGGCTATGGCTTGTCGTATACCGAGTTCAAGCTGGAGCCAGAGGAGCTGCAGCAAGTTCAGCGGGGCGACCACGGCGAGCCTCATCTAACGCTTGGCGTCCAGGTGACGAACACAGGTACCGAGTATGCGGGCAAAGAGGTGGTGCAGCTCTATTGTGAAGCGCCGCAGGGGGCGCTGGGGAAGCCGGCAAGAGCGCTCGTTGCCTTCGCGAAGACGGGACTGCTGTCGCCGGGGCAATCGCAGCGGGTTGAATTAAGCTTCCCTGTCGCTTCATTGGCCTCCTACGATGATGCGGGTGTTACTGGGCAGGCGTCGGCCTATGTGCTGGAAGCGGGTACGTATCGTTTCTACGCGGGCAACAGCGTGAGGCAGCTCGCTGCCCTGCGTGTGGACGGGCAGGAAGGCTATACGATAGACGCGCTGCAAGTTGTGGAGCAGTTGGAGGAGGCGCTGGCGCCAACCGAGCGGTTCACCCGCATGAAGCCGGGCGCTCGTCGCGCGGACGGCACGTATGAGCTGATCTATGAGAACACGCCACAGCGCACCGTATCGCTGGCGGAGCGTATCGAGCGCAATCTGCCCGCCGATCTGGAGCAGACCGGAGATCGCGGCTATCGGCTGCGGGACGTTCATGAGGGTCGCGTTAGCATGGAGCAATTCGTGGCGCAGCTCTCCGATGAGGAATTAACGACGCTGGTGCGCGGCGAGGGTATGGTCAGCCCGCTCGTTACGCCGGGCACAGCCTCGGCCTTCGGCGGCGTCAGCGCAGGGCTGCAGCGGTATGGCATCCCGGTAGCGGCCACAGCGGACGGCCCATCCGGCATTCGGATGGATAGCGGACACAAGGCGACCCAAGTAGCGATCGGTACGCTGCTGGCGGCGACCTGGAATGTGGAGCTTGTCGAAGAGCTGTATGTCCTCGAAGGGCGCGAGCTGCTGAGCAACCAGATCGACACGCTGCTTGGGCCGGGTATGAATATCCGCCGCAGTCCGCTGAATGGACGCAACTTTGAATATTTCTCCGAGGACCCGCTGGTGACCGGCCTGATGGCGGTCGCCTGCACGCTTGGCATCCAACGCGGCGGCTCCAATGCGACGCTGAAGCATTTTGCCTGCAACAATCAGGAGAAATACCGTACTCAGGTGGACGCGGTCGTCTCCGAGCGGGCGCTGCGCGAGATTTATCTCAAGGGCTTCGAGCTGGCTGTGAAGCAAGGGAATGCAACATCGATCATGACAGCGTACAATCCGGTCAATGGACATTGGGCGGCATCCAACTATGATCTGAATACAACGGTGCTGCGCAAGGAATGGGGCTTCACCGGCATTGTGATGACGGACTGGTGGGCGAAGATGAATGATTCGGCTCACGGCGGACCGGCCGATGTTCGCTTCGTGAACTGGATGGTGCGTGCCCAGAATGACCTGTATATGGTGATCAGCAACTATGGTGCGGAGATTAACGCCTCCGAGGACAATCAGATGGCGGCGCTAGCCGAGGGGACGCTAACTCGCGGTGAGCTGCAGCGTAGTGCTGCTAATATCTGCCGCTTCATCATGAATGCGCCGGTATTCGCCAGACAGGACGGGCCGGCAGCAGAGGTGATCCCGTCGTTCAAGGCGAACGCTGCTCTGCAATCGGCAGTACAGCAGGCGCATGATCTATCTGCTGATGTGCAGGTGAAGCCGACTGTTGATGAGGCAACGCTGATCCAGGTCGGAGAAGCGGGAACCTACTGGATTACAGTACAGATGATGTCGCCAGATGATTATCTGGCGCAGAGTGCCTGCAACGTGACTCTAAATGGCGAGGCACTGACGACGGTGCAGACAAACGGCACGGATGGCAACCGGATTCGCCGCAGATTGGGCAAGGCTGAGCTGGAAGCGGGGCTGTACGAGATGCGTCTGGACTTCATCAAGCCAGGCCTGCAGATCGACTGGATTGCATTTGATCGTGCATAA
- a CDS encoding AraC family transcriptional regulator, with protein sequence MIVVPELLHIWHYQAPPSRSHMPRTITEGRQDVELFIKGRGFFELEQQVLEVTEGSVLWHQSGDTTIYKTDVEQPYACIVVAFRDDGAPPVPRASQWLDRATYQEFIDQILTEYYSQSPDLHKLACYIYGQLYWNCQSPLGSLQQQNKRIREIQLLMDWIEQHFMEPIRLELLAELSGISLPHLHTVFKQHTGQSPYQYIQARRLKEAKILLVSTPLSVKEIATKSGFRDVGHFCRVFKQSVGVTAQSFRLQHMDIR encoded by the coding sequence ATGATTGTTGTTCCCGAGCTTCTGCATATCTGGCATTATCAGGCGCCGCCATCGCGCAGTCACATGCCGCGCACGATAACCGAAGGACGGCAGGATGTCGAATTGTTCATCAAAGGGAGAGGCTTCTTCGAGCTGGAGCAGCAGGTTCTGGAGGTTACAGAAGGTAGTGTGCTCTGGCATCAATCCGGAGATACCACGATCTACAAGACCGATGTCGAGCAGCCTTATGCCTGCATTGTCGTGGCGTTCCGGGATGATGGAGCGCCTCCAGTCCCCCGTGCCAGCCAATGGCTGGATCGGGCTACCTATCAGGAATTTATCGATCAGATCTTGACCGAGTATTATAGCCAGAGCCCCGATCTTCACAAGCTCGCCTGCTATATCTACGGTCAACTATATTGGAACTGCCAGTCTCCGCTAGGGAGCCTGCAGCAGCAGAACAAGCGGATACGGGAAATCCAGCTTCTGATGGACTGGATTGAGCAGCATTTCATGGAGCCGATCCGCCTGGAGCTGCTGGCGGAGCTATCCGGCATCAGCCTGCCTCATCTTCATACTGTGTTCAAGCAGCATACTGGACAGAGCCCGTACCAGTACATTCAGGCGCGGCGATTGAAGGAGGCGAAGATATTACTCGTCTCGACACCGCTATCGGTCAAGGAGATTGCCACGAAGTCCGGCTTTCGCGATGTCGGCC